The sequence below is a genomic window from Cellulosilyticum sp. I15G10I2.
CTTAATTATAAAGATAACATGGACAGATGTACTTAATAATGGCTGCAGCAAGCTTGACTTTAGTCATATAGACGGTTATGCAGAAATAGGCAATGGGTCGGTTATACAATTTCTATATGATAATCAAGTGTTATTTTATGGATTTGTATTTAAGACAAGAAGAAATTCCAAAAAAGAAATACAGGTTACAGCCTATGATCAGCTTAGATATCTTAAAACCAAAGATTCAATTGTTATAAAAGATATGACATTGGGAGCTTTGATTAAAAATAGTTGTAAGTATTTCAACCTTAAATGGGGGATTATAGCCGACACAAAATACAAGCTGATTCCCAGTATTCATACAGATAAAACCTGGCTGGATATTTTTTATAGCAGTATAAAAGATACATTATTGGCTACAGGAGAAAAATACTGTGTACGAGATGAAGCAGGCCATATTGCTCTTCGCAATCTAAAAGAGTTGAATCTGTCTTTAGTAATAGGCGATAGTAGCTTATGTTACGATTATGATTATGAAAAGTCTATAGATGATGGAACCTATAATCTAATCGTATTGACTAAGAAGGATGAAAAAGAGCCTGTTATCGCCAAAGATGAAGAATCCTTTAAGGCCTATGGTATTTTGCAGTATTTTGAATCAGTGGATCAAAATGTAAATAACGCCCAGCTTCAGGTAAGGGCCAATGAGATGCTTAGATCATATAACCGTGAAAAAGAGACCTTACAGCTAAAATGTATTGGAGATACAAGGGTAAGGGCAGGTAATAGGATTTTTTCAAGTAT
It includes:
- a CDS encoding XkdQ/YqbQ family protein, with product MSIQFLVTNNIDHKLYDITNLIIKITWTDVLNNGCSKLDFSHIDGYAEIGNGSVIQFLYDNQVLFYGFVFKTRRNSKKEIQVTAYDQLRYLKTKDSIVIKDMTLGALIKNSCKYFNLKWGIIADTKYKLIPSIHTDKTWLDIFYSSIKDTLLATGEKYCVRDEAGHIALRNLKELNLSLVIGDSSLCYDYDYEKSIDDGTYNLIVLTKKDEKEPVIAKDEESFKAYGILQYFESVDQNVNNAQLQVRANEMLRSYNREKETLQLKCIGDTRVRAGNRIFSSMEDLRMNRRLVVDKVTHTFKEGSHTMDLELIL